One genomic segment of Arthrobacter sp. Marseille-P9274 includes these proteins:
- a CDS encoding multicopper oxidase domain-containing protein — protein sequence MSALDIHINDGYLPMVDGSLVYHRGYGERHTATTDPEPALALGPHVFTRDGGVVETRHYPLDAELPPLGRPEPAYKDPFNPGEYLVRRAFWASFYPKRALIAETGSTIRLRVRNNLAQPQALQFLDVDGPGTHVGTGSIAPGDDAELEFEAPAPGTYVYCDPGRDEDDPTADPVQRILGLYGALLVTDPDEPWRLQPEGPEFERQWLWILHNVDPEWARQASRGVEVDPDKTPAFPRYFTLNGRAGFQSLGISTDEALNEEREEDSLMSGSARSIDVRNFSQRATDDTVRTGQLMRFVNAGVVHHQLHFHGNHIWTVRRNGTFFPRSGGFVDDENHVVLQQWEDVVEVHPLDRKDSVLPVRRPPEATDQIWDARSGDWHYPMHCHAEPSQVARGGMYPGGLVGHWTVAEPADVPVPPEGALPPPGPNAEPPRALTAKPGTAIKPPDHKRYRTQVDFSSDQIHEGSPKTEFPLKADRKEEFDFFSRKMKFDDGGRFEMWTFETENSGRIFPAPLLRLTEGQLFQGTVKPSKKVHTIHWHGIEPDPRNDGVGHTSFEVSGHYTYQWRPERGRPGNPNFGSSGTYFYHCHVNTPLHVQMGMFGPLIIDPYVHPDYPVSPGARRAFVDGPEYDIATETLLVAYAVDPRWHEMNHAEGLSGEDARLDKFDPKHFYLLGGELAKRPRKEGPLILSSMRANVAGNGRKPTLLRLLNGEFFPVNAYFTDMAGNPVRMAELISHDGRAFRDTSDPVGPALPVGETDGPLTASALNFGAAERYDMLLRPPVPGKYKLTVELTHWITTAVLAKREIIVTAS from the coding sequence ATGAGCGCCCTGGACATCCACATCAATGACGGCTACCTGCCGATGGTCGACGGCTCGCTGGTCTACCATCGCGGCTACGGCGAACGCCACACCGCCACAACCGATCCTGAACCGGCGTTGGCCCTGGGCCCGCACGTGTTCACCCGGGACGGCGGCGTGGTGGAGACCCGCCACTACCCGCTGGACGCCGAGCTCCCGCCGCTCGGCCGGCCCGAGCCGGCCTACAAGGATCCGTTCAATCCCGGCGAGTACCTGGTCCGGCGGGCATTCTGGGCCAGCTTCTACCCGAAGCGCGCGCTCATCGCCGAAACCGGCAGCACCATCCGGCTCCGGGTGCGGAACAACCTCGCCCAGCCGCAGGCCCTGCAGTTCCTCGACGTCGACGGACCCGGCACCCATGTTGGAACCGGGAGCATCGCTCCCGGCGACGATGCGGAGCTGGAGTTCGAGGCGCCTGCCCCGGGCACCTACGTCTACTGCGATCCCGGCCGCGACGAAGACGACCCGACGGCCGATCCGGTGCAGCGCATCCTCGGCCTGTACGGAGCGCTGCTGGTCACGGACCCCGACGAGCCGTGGCGCCTGCAGCCGGAGGGGCCGGAGTTCGAGCGGCAGTGGCTGTGGATCCTGCACAACGTGGATCCGGAGTGGGCCCGCCAGGCCTCGCGCGGCGTGGAGGTGGACCCGGACAAGACGCCGGCGTTCCCGCGCTACTTCACGCTGAACGGCCGCGCTGGCTTCCAGTCACTGGGCATCAGCACCGACGAAGCGCTCAACGAAGAGCGCGAAGAGGACTCGCTGATGTCCGGCTCCGCCCGCTCCATCGACGTGCGGAACTTCAGCCAGCGCGCCACGGATGACACAGTGCGGACCGGCCAGCTGATGCGCTTCGTGAATGCCGGCGTGGTCCACCACCAGCTGCACTTCCACGGAAACCACATCTGGACCGTCCGCCGCAACGGGACGTTCTTCCCGCGCAGCGGCGGCTTCGTCGACGACGAGAACCACGTGGTGCTGCAGCAGTGGGAGGATGTGGTGGAGGTCCATCCGCTGGACCGCAAGGACTCCGTCCTGCCCGTGCGCCGCCCGCCCGAGGCTACCGACCAGATCTGGGACGCCAGATCCGGCGACTGGCACTATCCGATGCACTGCCACGCGGAACCGTCGCAGGTTGCCCGAGGCGGCATGTATCCCGGCGGGCTGGTGGGCCACTGGACCGTGGCCGAACCCGCGGATGTGCCGGTGCCTCCGGAGGGGGCGCTTCCGCCGCCCGGGCCTAATGCCGAACCGCCGCGTGCCCTGACCGCAAAACCGGGCACTGCCATCAAGCCCCCGGACCACAAGCGCTACCGCACCCAGGTGGATTTCAGCTCGGACCAGATCCACGAGGGCAGCCCGAAGACCGAGTTCCCGCTCAAGGCGGACCGCAAGGAAGAGTTCGATTTCTTTAGCCGCAAAATGAAGTTCGACGACGGCGGCCGCTTCGAGATGTGGACCTTTGAGACGGAGAACTCAGGCCGGATCTTCCCCGCGCCGCTGCTGCGGCTCACCGAAGGCCAGCTCTTCCAAGGCACTGTTAAGCCCAGCAAGAAGGTCCACACCATCCACTGGCACGGCATCGAACCCGATCCGCGCAATGACGGCGTCGGCCACACCTCCTTCGAGGTGTCCGGACACTACACCTACCAGTGGCGGCCGGAGCGCGGCCGCCCGGGCAACCCGAACTTCGGCTCCTCGGGAACCTACTTCTACCATTGCCACGTCAACACTCCGCTTCATGTGCAGATGGGTATGTTCGGCCCGCTGATCATCGACCCGTACGTGCATCCCGACTATCCGGTTAGCCCGGGCGCCCGTCGGGCTTTCGTGGACGGACCTGAATATGACATTGCTACGGAGACTCTATTGGTCGCCTATGCCGTCGACCCGCGGTGGCACGAAATGAACCATGCAGAAGGCCTGTCCGGCGAGGACGCCCGCCTGGACAAGTTCGATCCCAAGCATTTCTACCTGCTCGGCGGCGAACTGGCCAAGCGGCCCCGGAAGGAGGGCCCGCTGATTCTGTCTTCCATGCGGGCCAATGTGGCAGGCAACGGCCGGAAACCGACGCTGCTACGGCTGCTCAACGGCGAGTTCTTTCCGGTCAACGCCTACTTCACCGACATGGCCGGCAACCCCGTACGCATGGCCGAGCTGATTTCGCACGACGGCCGGGCCTTCCGCGACACCTCGGACCCGGTCGGCCCTGCGCTGCCCGTGGGCGAGACGGACGGCCCGCTCACGGCCTCGGCACTGAACTTCGGAGCCGCCGAACGCTACGACATGCTGCTGCGCCCGCCGGTGCCGGGAAAGTACAAGCTGACCGTCGAGCTCACGCATTGGATCACGACGGCGGTGCTCGCCAAGCGGGAAATCATCGTCACCGCGAGCTAG
- a CDS encoding CoA-acylating methylmalonate-semialdehyde dehydrogenase has protein sequence MQTIQHWINGAYASPADSRHADVTNPATGKVSGRVALASAAVVNEAVAAAAGAFPAWRDTSLARRVQILFNFRELLNARKGELAAIITAEHGKVLDDALGEVSRGQEVVEFACGIPHLLKGGYTENASTKVDVHSIRQPVGPVAIISPFNFPAMVPMWFFPVAIATGNTVVVKPSEKDPTAVNWVAELWKEAGLPDGVFNVVHGDKEAVDTLLDHPEIKSVSFVGSTPIAKYVYEKGTAAGKRVQALGGAKNHMIVLPDADLDLAADAAVSAGYGSAGERCMAISALVAVGGIADELVAKIAERTRTLRIGDGLRGTDMGPLVTKAHREKVAGYIEAGEASGATVVLDGRQVKADAEGDGFFLGPTLFDNVTPDMSVYTDEIFGPVLSVVRTETYDDALALINANPYGNGTAIFTNDGGAARRFENEVEVGMVGINVPIPVPMAYYSFGGWKNSLFGDSHAHGAEGVHFFTRGKVVTTRWLDPSHGGLNLGFPQNA, from the coding sequence ATGCAGACCATCCAGCACTGGATCAACGGCGCCTATGCCTCCCCCGCCGACAGCCGCCACGCGGACGTCACCAACCCCGCCACCGGCAAAGTCTCCGGCCGCGTCGCGCTGGCGAGCGCCGCCGTCGTCAACGAGGCAGTGGCCGCGGCCGCGGGTGCCTTCCCGGCCTGGCGCGACACCTCGCTCGCCCGGCGGGTCCAGATCCTGTTCAACTTCCGCGAGCTGCTCAACGCCCGCAAGGGCGAGCTCGCCGCCATCATCACCGCCGAGCACGGCAAGGTCCTCGACGACGCCCTCGGCGAAGTCAGCCGCGGCCAGGAAGTCGTGGAATTCGCCTGCGGCATCCCGCACCTGCTCAAGGGCGGCTACACGGAGAACGCGTCGACGAAGGTGGACGTGCACTCGATCCGCCAGCCGGTGGGTCCGGTGGCGATCATCAGCCCGTTCAACTTCCCGGCCATGGTCCCGATGTGGTTCTTCCCGGTCGCCATCGCCACCGGCAACACCGTGGTGGTCAAGCCCAGCGAGAAGGACCCGACGGCCGTGAACTGGGTCGCCGAGCTCTGGAAGGAAGCCGGCCTGCCGGACGGCGTCTTCAACGTGGTGCACGGCGACAAGGAGGCCGTCGACACGCTGCTGGATCACCCGGAGATCAAGTCGGTCTCCTTCGTCGGCTCCACCCCGATCGCGAAGTACGTCTACGAGAAGGGCACGGCCGCAGGCAAGCGCGTACAGGCCCTGGGCGGCGCGAAGAACCACATGATCGTGCTGCCGGACGCCGACCTTGACCTGGCCGCGGACGCCGCCGTCAGCGCCGGCTACGGCTCCGCGGGCGAACGCTGCATGGCCATCTCGGCGCTGGTCGCCGTCGGCGGGATCGCCGACGAGCTGGTCGCCAAGATCGCCGAGCGCACCCGGACGCTGCGGATCGGCGACGGCCTGCGCGGCACCGACATGGGCCCGCTGGTCACGAAGGCGCACCGGGAGAAGGTGGCCGGCTACATCGAGGCCGGCGAGGCCTCGGGCGCCACCGTGGTGCTGGACGGCCGGCAGGTGAAGGCGGACGCGGAAGGCGACGGCTTCTTCCTCGGCCCGACCCTGTTCGACAACGTCACGCCGGACATGTCCGTCTACACCGACGAGATCTTCGGCCCGGTCCTCTCCGTGGTCCGCACCGAGACCTACGACGATGCGCTGGCCCTGATCAACGCCAACCCCTACGGCAACGGCACGGCGATTTTCACCAACGACGGCGGTGCCGCCCGGCGCTTCGAGAACGAGGTCGAGGTGGGTATGGTGGGCATCAACGTGCCGATCCCGGTGCCGATGGCGTACTACTCGTTCGGCGGCTGGAAGAACTCGCTCTTCGGCGACAGCCACGCGCACGGCGCCGAGGGCGTGCACTTCTTCACCCGCGGCAAGGTCGTGACCACGCGCTGGCTGGACCCGAGCCATGGCGGGCTGAACCTCGGGTTCCCGCAGAACGCCTGA
- a CDS encoding MFS transporter, with protein sequence MSRTSSLTALTPKVVTGFLGTWVLALLAANLVPVLIGALVADLGMSVGAASTLATAMSLGTATGIFATNKFVAHGDRPRIARVGLVVMALGFGAGAVILAEPAVVIGVVLGGIGAGVVVATATAASAATRDPDKTVNTVMIVNRLAAAALLAIVPFLGSDLRNILMILAALGLAGLLAAGGLPNLPIEAAQKPATERRFGSKAVILAVVFGVWSMTEDLVYAISGVIGMESAGMSLDSVSFVISLSVVGGLLGALASPLALKLLGRSVAVVAIITIGSLCKYAVLTAGSAAVLSVGIVLAGTMYGAVLALVFGLAARMDLSGRVGTLVMGVYIVGVALGPVIGGNLIGLISAQALGLAIGIPSLVLGALLFWISRRSGVSERGGELAVAAEGREGQPTLAG encoded by the coding sequence ATGTCCCGCACCTCGTCCCTGACGGCTCTCACGCCTAAAGTCGTTACCGGTTTCCTGGGAACCTGGGTTTTGGCGCTGCTGGCCGCCAACCTGGTTCCCGTCCTGATCGGCGCCCTGGTGGCCGACCTCGGCATGTCGGTCGGTGCGGCCTCCACCTTGGCGACGGCGATGTCCCTCGGTACCGCCACCGGCATCTTCGCCACCAATAAGTTCGTTGCCCACGGCGACCGGCCGAGGATTGCCAGGGTCGGCCTGGTGGTCATGGCATTGGGCTTCGGTGCAGGCGCGGTGATCTTGGCGGAGCCTGCTGTGGTCATCGGCGTGGTTCTTGGCGGCATCGGGGCGGGAGTGGTGGTGGCGACGGCGACCGCCGCCTCCGCCGCCACCCGGGACCCGGATAAGACGGTCAACACCGTGATGATCGTCAACCGGTTGGCTGCTGCGGCACTGCTGGCTATCGTTCCGTTCCTCGGCAGCGACCTGCGGAACATCCTGATGATCCTGGCCGCGCTGGGCCTTGCCGGGCTGCTGGCAGCCGGTGGATTGCCGAACCTGCCCATCGAGGCTGCGCAGAAGCCGGCCACCGAGCGGCGGTTCGGGTCCAAGGCCGTCATCCTCGCAGTGGTTTTCGGGGTCTGGAGCATGACCGAGGACCTGGTCTATGCCATCTCCGGCGTGATCGGGATGGAGAGCGCCGGCATGAGCCTGGACAGCGTCTCCTTCGTTATCTCGCTCAGCGTCGTGGGCGGGTTGCTGGGCGCCCTCGCCTCGCCGCTTGCGCTGAAGCTGCTCGGCCGGTCGGTGGCCGTCGTCGCCATCATCACCATCGGCTCCCTTTGCAAGTACGCCGTCCTTACCGCGGGCTCGGCCGCCGTCCTGTCGGTAGGAATCGTGCTGGCCGGCACCATGTACGGCGCTGTGCTGGCCCTGGTCTTCGGCCTGGCCGCCCGCATGGACCTGTCCGGCCGGGTCGGAACCCTGGTCATGGGCGTCTACATTGTCGGCGTGGCCCTGGGACCCGTCATCGGCGGCAACCTCATCGGGCTGATCAGCGCCCAGGCGCTCGGGTTGGCGATCGGCATCCCGAGCCTGGTCCTGGGAGCGCTGCTCTTCTGGATTTCCCGCCGCAGCGGCGTCTCGGAACGCGGCGGCGAACTGGCCGTGGCAGCCGAAGGCCGCGAGGGCCAGCCGACCTTGGCCGGGTGA
- a CDS encoding TetR/AcrR family transcriptional regulator C-terminal domain-containing protein yields the protein MAATGTSTQRQRAKGLSREVIIDACLQLADESGSSALTFRRIGQLLGADPTALYRHFKDKDELLLALADRLIGEALKDLEREGSWRATIKDLMVRGRRAYLAHPQVAALAAVRVTRQESEMQFIETMLATFRRAGFGPEEAVRMYRACGDFMLAWTGFGAALKSLGEKSEADNRAWAKAYAEAPAERFPNASASAAAMAGISDEDNFAFALDLLLDGIEARLLRS from the coding sequence ATGGCAGCAACCGGAACCAGCACCCAGCGGCAGAGGGCCAAGGGCCTCTCGCGCGAGGTCATCATCGATGCCTGCCTGCAGTTGGCCGACGAGTCCGGCAGTTCGGCGCTGACCTTCCGCCGCATTGGGCAGCTGTTGGGTGCCGATCCGACGGCCCTCTACCGCCACTTCAAGGACAAGGACGAGCTGCTGCTGGCGCTCGCGGACCGGCTGATCGGCGAGGCACTGAAGGACTTGGAGCGGGAGGGGTCATGGCGGGCCACCATTAAGGATCTGATGGTACGGGGCCGGCGGGCATACTTGGCCCACCCGCAGGTGGCGGCGCTGGCCGCGGTGCGGGTGACGCGGCAGGAATCCGAAATGCAGTTCATCGAGACCATGCTGGCCACTTTCCGCCGTGCCGGATTCGGCCCGGAGGAGGCGGTGCGGATGTACCGGGCCTGCGGCGACTTCATGCTCGCATGGACAGGATTCGGTGCGGCGTTGAAGTCGCTGGGGGAGAAGTCGGAGGCGGATAACCGCGCCTGGGCGAAGGCTTATGCCGAAGCACCAGCGGAACGCTTCCCGAATGCCTCGGCCTCCGCCGCCGCGATGGCCGGGATCAGCGACGAGGACAACTTCGCTTTCGCCCTGGACCTGCTGCTCGATGGCATCGAGGCCCGCCTGCTCCGTTCCTGA
- a CDS encoding amidohydrolase, whose translation MSADWIFHSGRIFDGLQLHPTATAVAVTDGRITAVGSDAEVRAAAGTAAEAVDLGGRLLTPGFTDAHVHAVYGGVERLGCDLSEVSGLDAVLERIRSCAASTDKPWITGGGWHKADFPTGYPTRDLLDVVVPDRPVYLINADHHSAWVNTRALELAGLDAVTPDPADGRMDRDADGFPSGTLHEGAMDLVGRCLPPLTDADLCAGLLEAQRYLHSVGVTGWQEAILGDYAGYPDASSAYRSLAARGQLTGRATGALWVPRSTTADNTAELVANFEERRRINREAGFASTSAKIMVDGVPENRTAAMLDPYLRPCRCEHAEGPGGRAPAQDEDSRGLLYLPEEVLTKVSAALDAAGFDLHMHVIGDRAVRQGLGAIEHLRAGNPRTPGGFRGRHHMAHLQIIHPQDIARFAALEVTVNAQALWACNDDQMLQMTLPLIGAERAGWQYPFHSLLAGGARMAMGSDWPVSTPDPWQAIHVAVNRTHPAYPDAPPLVPAEAVTLQTALSAYTAGSAWLNRHDDGGAILPGKAADLVVLDRNPFGLDPGDLHTVGTALSMVGGRIVHSRERSGAAA comes from the coding sequence GTGAGTGCAGACTGGATCTTCCACTCCGGCCGGATCTTCGACGGATTGCAGCTCCATCCAACAGCCACGGCCGTGGCCGTCACGGACGGCCGGATCACCGCCGTCGGCAGCGACGCCGAGGTCCGGGCCGCTGCCGGGACCGCTGCGGAAGCCGTGGACCTCGGCGGCCGGCTCCTCACTCCCGGCTTCACGGACGCCCACGTCCACGCGGTCTACGGCGGCGTGGAGCGCCTCGGCTGCGATCTCTCCGAAGTGTCAGGGCTGGACGCCGTACTGGAGCGCATCCGCAGCTGCGCCGCGTCGACGGACAAGCCCTGGATCACCGGCGGCGGCTGGCACAAGGCGGACTTCCCCACCGGCTACCCCACCCGCGACCTGCTCGACGTCGTCGTGCCGGACCGCCCGGTCTACCTGATCAACGCGGACCACCACAGCGCCTGGGTCAATACCCGCGCGCTCGAGCTCGCCGGACTGGACGCCGTCACACCGGATCCCGCAGACGGCCGGATGGACCGGGACGCCGACGGGTTTCCGTCCGGCACCCTGCACGAAGGCGCCATGGACCTGGTCGGCCGCTGCCTGCCGCCGCTGACCGACGCGGATCTCTGCGCCGGGCTGCTCGAGGCACAGCGCTACCTGCATTCGGTGGGCGTCACCGGCTGGCAGGAGGCGATCCTCGGGGACTATGCAGGCTATCCGGACGCCAGCAGCGCCTACCGCAGCCTGGCCGCTCGCGGCCAGCTGACCGGGCGGGCCACCGGCGCGCTCTGGGTCCCGCGCAGCACCACGGCGGACAATACCGCCGAGCTGGTCGCAAACTTCGAGGAGCGGCGGCGGATAAACCGCGAGGCAGGTTTCGCCAGCACGAGCGCCAAGATCATGGTGGACGGGGTCCCGGAAAACCGCACCGCCGCCATGCTCGATCCCTACCTGCGCCCCTGCCGCTGCGAGCATGCGGAAGGACCCGGCGGCCGCGCACCGGCGCAGGACGAGGACAGCCGCGGCCTGCTGTACCTGCCCGAGGAGGTGCTCACGAAGGTCTCCGCGGCGCTGGACGCAGCCGGCTTCGACCTGCACATGCATGTGATCGGCGACCGGGCCGTGCGCCAGGGCTTGGGCGCCATCGAACATCTCCGGGCCGGCAATCCGCGCACGCCCGGCGGCTTCCGCGGCCGGCACCACATGGCCCACCTGCAGATCATCCACCCGCAGGACATTGCCCGCTTCGCCGCCCTTGAGGTGACCGTCAACGCCCAGGCGCTGTGGGCCTGCAACGACGACCAGATGCTGCAGATGACGCTGCCGCTGATCGGCGCCGAACGGGCCGGCTGGCAGTATCCGTTCCACTCGCTGCTGGCCGGCGGCGCCCGGATGGCGATGGGGTCCGACTGGCCGGTCTCCACGCCGGATCCGTGGCAGGCCATCCACGTAGCGGTCAACCGCACGCACCCGGCCTACCCGGACGCGCCGCCGCTGGTGCCCGCCGAGGCTGTCACGCTGCAGACCGCGCTTTCGGCCTACACGGCGGGTTCAGCCTGGCTGAACCGCCATGACGACGGCGGTGCCATCCTCCCAGGGAAGGCCGCCGACCTGGTGGTACTGGATCGCAATCCGTTCGGACTGGACCCGGGCGACCTGCACACCGTCGGCACGGCCCTGAGCATGGTCGGCGGCCGCATCGTGCACAGCCGCGAACGGTCGGGGGCGGCGGCATGA
- a CDS encoding aspartate aminotransferase family protein: protein MTTTAAHTGAEVSEAELEAGRRAYELDRKHVFHSWSAQEQIKPMTITRAEGSYVWDGEGSKLLDFSSQLVNTNIGHQHPKVVAAIQEQAGKLCTVAPQHVNDARSEAARLIAELTPGELDKIFFTNGGADAVEHAIRMARLHTGRYKVLSAYRSYHGGTALAVNVTGDPRRIPNDYGNAGTVHFHAPFLYRSQFHASTEAEETQRALEHLETTIQLEGADRFAAIILESIPGTAGIMVPPPGYIQGVRELATKYGIMFIADEVMAGFGRSGKWFAINHFDVVPDLLTFAKGVNSGYVPLGGVAMSPEIYATFADRAYPGGLTYSGHPLACAAAVATINAMRDEQMVEHAADLGETVFGPGLAELSAKHPSIGEVRGVGAFWAIELVKNQQTREPLAAYGGSSPAMNELIGACKSRGLLPFANFNRIHVVPPLNISAEDARAGLAILDAALETADKHAEG, encoded by the coding sequence ATGACCACCACCGCAGCGCACACCGGCGCCGAGGTCAGCGAGGCCGAGCTCGAGGCCGGCCGGCGCGCCTACGAGCTGGACCGCAAGCACGTATTCCACTCCTGGTCCGCCCAGGAGCAGATCAAGCCCATGACCATCACCCGCGCCGAGGGCTCCTATGTCTGGGACGGCGAGGGCAGCAAGCTGCTGGACTTCTCCTCGCAGCTGGTCAACACCAACATCGGCCACCAGCATCCGAAGGTCGTCGCGGCGATCCAGGAGCAGGCAGGCAAGCTGTGCACGGTCGCCCCGCAGCACGTCAATGACGCGCGGTCCGAGGCGGCGCGGCTGATCGCCGAGCTGACGCCGGGCGAACTGGACAAGATCTTCTTCACCAACGGCGGCGCGGACGCGGTGGAGCACGCCATCCGGATGGCACGGCTGCACACCGGCCGCTACAAGGTGCTCTCGGCCTACCGCTCCTACCACGGCGGCACCGCGCTCGCCGTCAACGTGACCGGGGACCCGCGCCGCATCCCCAACGACTACGGCAACGCCGGCACGGTGCATTTCCACGCGCCGTTCCTGTACCGCTCGCAGTTCCACGCCTCCACCGAGGCCGAGGAAACCCAGCGCGCACTGGAGCACCTGGAAACGACCATCCAGCTCGAGGGCGCCGACCGTTTCGCCGCGATCATCCTGGAGTCCATCCCGGGCACCGCCGGCATCATGGTCCCGCCGCCGGGCTACATCCAGGGCGTGCGCGAGCTGGCCACCAAGTACGGGATAATGTTCATCGCGGACGAGGTCATGGCCGGTTTCGGCCGCTCCGGCAAGTGGTTCGCGATCAACCACTTCGACGTGGTGCCGGACCTGTTGACCTTCGCCAAGGGCGTGAACTCGGGCTACGTCCCGCTCGGCGGCGTGGCCATGTCCCCGGAGATCTACGCGACCTTCGCCGACCGGGCCTACCCGGGCGGGCTGACCTACTCGGGCCACCCGCTGGCCTGCGCGGCCGCCGTCGCAACCATCAACGCGATGCGGGACGAGCAGATGGTGGAGCATGCCGCTGACCTGGGCGAAACCGTCTTCGGGCCGGGGCTAGCCGAGCTATCCGCCAAACACCCTTCCATCGGCGAGGTCCGCGGCGTCGGCGCCTTCTGGGCGATCGAGCTGGTCAAGAACCAGCAGACCCGGGAGCCGCTCGCGGCCTACGGCGGTTCCAGCCCCGCGATGAATGAGCTGATCGGCGCCTGCAAGTCCCGCGGGCTCCTGCCGTTCGCCAACTTCAACCGCATCCATGTGGTCCCGCCGCTGAACATTTCGGCGGAAGACGCCCGGGCCGGCCTGGCCATCCTGGACGCGGCCCTGGAAACGGCGGACAAGCACGCCGAAGGCTGA
- a CDS encoding PucR family transcriptional regulator ligand-binding domain-containing protein produces MHVTLERILRLPPLASGRPEVLSGTGRLQEPVRWVHVAELKSLAGLLEGGELVLTTGLGFGTSAAEAARYLGELAALGAAGVVVEITADRPEAEAALRQAAGGAALPVVVVTRRVRFVEVTEVVHRLIVAAQLERVEKAREVHEVFTMLSLESASPEEIVARTAELIQTAVVLEDVAHLVLAFDPAGTAPGDLLADWKRRSRAAHFREETARTGDEGWLQTPVGLRGQRWGRLVVPGLPGDEAEAAMVLERAGQALTINRMAERDQRELGHQAQAGLLHELRQPRSLDEAEALTRAAALGLPPAPLYVPVVLRLDHASASEPIALQRRERALLELVNRVLAASRNSALAASLQTGSVAVLLALPARQLEDSVLERICGELADRSAGAAEDLRWTAGVGRPHARLLQAAAGLDEAGQVAETASTLPAGAKRFYRSTDVRLRGLLTLLRHDPRVQTFVEAELAGVLESGNDGGDLDLLQRYLESGGNKSELARSGYLSRPTLYARLARLEQRLGVRLDDAESRTSLHVALLVHRLQGL; encoded by the coding sequence ATGCATGTCACGCTCGAGCGCATCCTGCGGCTGCCACCGCTGGCTTCCGGCCGCCCGGAGGTGCTGTCCGGGACCGGCCGGCTGCAGGAGCCGGTCCGCTGGGTCCACGTCGCTGAGCTGAAGAGCCTCGCGGGTCTGCTGGAAGGCGGCGAGCTCGTCCTGACCACCGGCCTGGGCTTCGGCACCTCGGCCGCCGAAGCCGCCCGCTACCTGGGTGAGCTGGCCGCGCTGGGGGCCGCCGGCGTCGTCGTCGAAATCACCGCGGACCGCCCCGAGGCCGAAGCCGCACTGCGGCAGGCCGCTGGCGGTGCAGCGCTGCCTGTGGTGGTGGTGACGCGGCGGGTCAGGTTCGTGGAAGTGACAGAGGTAGTGCACCGGCTGATCGTCGCCGCCCAGCTGGAACGGGTGGAGAAGGCCCGCGAGGTGCACGAGGTCTTCACCATGCTCAGCCTCGAAAGCGCCTCGCCGGAGGAGATCGTCGCGCGCACTGCAGAGCTGATCCAAACCGCCGTCGTGCTCGAGGACGTCGCCCACCTGGTCCTCGCCTTCGACCCCGCCGGCACCGCGCCGGGGGACCTGCTGGCGGACTGGAAGCGCCGGTCCCGGGCCGCCCACTTCCGCGAGGAGACCGCGCGCACCGGCGACGAGGGCTGGCTGCAGACACCGGTGGGACTGCGCGGCCAGCGCTGGGGCCGGCTCGTGGTGCCGGGCCTGCCCGGCGATGAGGCGGAGGCGGCGATGGTGCTGGAGCGGGCCGGGCAGGCGCTGACCATCAACCGGATGGCGGAGCGGGACCAGCGCGAACTCGGCCACCAGGCGCAGGCCGGCCTCCTGCACGAGCTGCGCCAGCCGCGTTCACTGGACGAGGCGGAGGCGCTGACGCGCGCCGCCGCCCTCGGGCTGCCGCCGGCCCCGCTCTACGTGCCGGTGGTGCTGCGCCTGGACCACGCCTCCGCCTCGGAACCCATCGCCCTGCAGCGCCGCGAGCGCGCCCTGCTGGAACTGGTCAACCGGGTGCTGGCCGCCTCGCGGAACTCGGCGCTCGCCGCCAGCCTGCAGACCGGCTCCGTCGCCGTGCTGCTGGCCCTGCCCGCACGGCAGCTGGAGGACTCCGTGCTGGAACGCATCTGCGGCGAGCTGGCCGACCGGTCCGCCGGCGCCGCCGAGGATCTCCGCTGGACCGCCGGAGTGGGCCGCCCGCATGCCCGGCTGCTGCAGGCGGCCGCCGGGCTGGATGAAGCCGGCCAGGTCGCCGAGACCGCGAGCACGCTGCCCGCCGGCGCCAAACGCTTCTACCGCTCCACCGACGTCCGGCTGCGCGGCCTGCTCACTCTGCTGCGGCACGATCCGCGCGTGCAGACCTTCGTGGAGGCCGAGCTGGCCGGCGTGCTGGAGTCCGGGAACGACGGCGGGGATCTGGACCTGCTGCAGCGGTACCTCGAGAGCGGCGGCAACAAGTCGGAACTGGCCCGCAGCGGGTACCTGAGCCGGCCCACGCTGTACGCCCGGCTGGCCCGGCTGGAGCAGCGGCTGGGGGTGCGCCTCGACGACGCCGAATCGCGGACATCCCTGCACGTGGCGCTGCTGGTCCACAGGCTGCAGGGACTCTAG